In Nitrospirota bacterium, one genomic interval encodes:
- a CDS encoding HD domain-containing protein, whose product MQPSDLHQKKTEPDIIERLLYNPRACLYIEAADKYLESIGYTEHGLRHCGIVSKTACRILKKLSYPEKSTKLAAAAGFLHDIGNLLGRKMHHKMGALLAKEVLEEVGFELIDITRIMTAIVIHEEDEGSIPDEVAAALLIADKSDVHRSRVRNPSMVTEDIHDRVNYAATESELLIEPEQKLITLSLVIDTRMSQVIEYFEIFLSRMTACRRAARVLGTEFKLFINNTRMA is encoded by the coding sequence TTGCAGCCGTCAGATCTACATCAGAAGAAGACTGAACCTGATATTATAGAGAGGCTTCTGTATAACCCCAGGGCCTGTCTCTATATAGAAGCAGCAGACAAGTACCTTGAGAGTATCGGTTATACAGAGCATGGGCTCAGGCACTGTGGAATCGTCTCAAAGACTGCCTGCAGGATTCTGAAAAAACTGTCTTATCCTGAAAAAAGCACAAAGCTTGCAGCAGCAGCGGGTTTTCTGCATGACATCGGAAACCTGCTTGGCAGGAAGATGCACCACAAAATGGGGGCCCTTCTTGCCAAAGAGGTGCTTGAAGAGGTTGGATTTGAGCTTATTGATATTACAAGGATCATGACGGCCATAGTGATTCATGAAGAGGATGAAGGGTCGATTCCCGATGAGGTGGCTGCAGCACTCCTGATTGCAGACAAATCCGATGTCCACCGCAGCAGGGTGAGAAACCCCTCAATGGTAACAGAGGATATACATGACAGGGTTAACTATGCAGCAACAGAGTCAGAGCTTCTGATAGAACCTGAGCAGAAGCTGATAACCCTTTCCCTTGTAATTGATACGAGGATGTCTCAGGTTATTGAATACTTTGAGATCTTCCTTTCAAGAATGACTGCCTGCCGCAGGGCGGCAAGAGTGCTCGGTACAGAGTTCAAGCTCTTTATAAATAATACAAGAATGGCATGA
- the lspA gene encoding signal peptidase II — MLSRIKKPAITYFIVSLIVLILDQATKLVIVRVLHPYETIQILPFFRIVSVRNPGAAFGMFQGLGPLFFIIISFIAIGIISYMIIKGKDDRLSLSFILGGALGNLVDRIRLGHVVDFLDLYAGKYHWPAFNVADSALTLGIALLFYRAIIKRDSSDFSSG, encoded by the coding sequence GTGTTATCACGTATTAAAAAGCCTGCAATAACCTATTTTATCGTATCACTGATCGTCCTGATCCTTGACCAGGCAACAAAGCTTGTAATAGTCAGGGTTCTTCACCCCTACGAGACTATTCAGATACTGCCGTTTTTCCGGATAGTAAGCGTCAGAAATCCGGGGGCTGCCTTTGGCATGTTTCAGGGACTTGGCCCGCTCTTCTTTATAATTATCTCCTTCATTGCAATAGGGATAATCTCCTATATGATAATAAAGGGAAAAGACGACAGGCTTTCACTGTCATTTATCCTCGGAGGGGCGCTGGGAAACCTCGTAGACAGGATAAGGCTCGGTCATGTAGTCGATTTCCTTGACCTTTATGCAGGCAAATACCACTGGCCGGCCTTTAACGTGGCTGACTCCGCCCTTACCCTCGGCATTGCCCTCCTCTTTTACAGGGCTATAATAAAAAGGGATTCTTCTGATTTCTCTTCCGGATGA
- a CDS encoding SDR family oxidoreductase: protein MDLLSDRQAVITGGSDGIGFGIAKAFVSNGADVLLISRDEKKLERAAAGLSAYGRKIEWLSADLSDISSIAELARKITGIYPEIDVLVNNAGFARFTPFDKVEMDELDAHINLNIKAPFVLTQRLLPALEKRKGNVINISSYFSHKMSPLRPSTAYSLTKGALDSLTKALACELGRKGIRVNAIAPGTVNTELVRSNLKRLSQDMDKFSEMIKMIYPLGRIGEPDDLGGIAAFLASDQAKWITGAIMNVDGGLTTT from the coding sequence ATGGATTTATTGTCTGACAGGCAGGCTGTAATCACAGGGGGGAGCGACGGCATCGGATTCGGTATAGCCAAAGCATTTGTTTCAAATGGAGCTGATGTTTTACTCATCTCCAGAGATGAAAAAAAATTAGAGAGGGCAGCAGCAGGACTTTCTGCATACGGCCGGAAGATTGAATGGTTATCCGCTGATCTGTCTGATATATCTTCAATAGCCGAACTCGCCCGCAAGATTACCGGAATTTATCCTGAAATAGATGTTTTGGTAAACAATGCCGGCTTTGCCCGGTTCACACCATTTGATAAAGTTGAAATGGATGAGCTGGATGCACATATAAATTTAAATATTAAGGCACCGTTTGTACTGACCCAACGGTTACTGCCGGCCCTTGAAAAGAGAAAAGGAAATGTCATAAACATTTCATCCTATTTTTCTCACAAAATGTCCCCGCTAAGACCGTCAACTGCATATTCATTAACCAAGGGTGCACTTGACTCTCTCACAAAAGCCCTGGCCTGCGAATTAGGACGAAAAGGAATAAGGGTAAATGCCATTGCCCCGGGAACGGTTAATACGGAACTGGTTCGGTCTAATCTCAAACGGCTGTCACAGGATATGGATAAGTTTTCAGAAATGATAAAGATGATTTATCCCCTGGGACGAATTGGAGAGCCTGATGACCTGGGCGGAATAGCAGCATTTCTTGCCTCGGACCAGGCCAAATGGATTACCGGAGCCATTATGAATGTAGATGGTGGTTTGACAACTACCTAA
- a CDS encoding 6-phosphofructokinase, with translation MREIKRIGIITCGGDCGGLNAVVKSVTQTAHRMGVETLVIPNGYAGLYNLIDMEAPVVLTPARVDSIDANLAGSEAGHSRVKISEIKDPDKYRKIKDGLNKFNIDGLVISGGDDTGSVMVDLAERGISCVHVPKTMDLDLQPYSVGGDSSLNRIARFTEELKTTGLSHNRIMIVEVFGRYVGHTAFRGGVGAEADCILIPEIPVDFDEVYRHMKMRYMQRVERSDVRAGTYTIVVSEGITDAKGEHIYDEAAGVDAFGHRKLSGAGRYVRKQLEQRMNTDPEIKEFMKKKGFYVPGVYELPEIREVIPGHLVRSGHSSAFDVNFGKEAGAAAVRLLLHGIDGVTVVKVRGRKVYYMPTKDAIKQRLVDLNIVSLFEQQGICFGRKPQPYEADFVPVEGELERHL, from the coding sequence ATGAGGGAAATCAAGAGGATAGGGATAATAACATGCGGGGGGGATTGCGGCGGGCTTAATGCCGTTGTCAAATCAGTAACCCAGACAGCTCACCGTATGGGGGTTGAGACCCTTGTAATACCCAACGGCTATGCCGGTCTGTACAACCTGATTGACATGGAGGCCCCGGTTGTCCTTACCCCGGCAAGGGTGGACAGCATAGATGCAAATCTTGCAGGGTCTGAGGCCGGACACTCAAGGGTAAAGATATCCGAGATTAAAGACCCGGACAAGTACAGGAAGATCAAGGACGGGCTGAACAAGTTCAACATAGACGGTCTTGTCATCAGCGGCGGTGACGATACCGGCTCTGTCATGGTTGACCTGGCAGAGCGCGGCATATCCTGCGTGCATGTACCAAAGACCATGGACCTCGACCTGCAGCCCTACAGCGTGGGAGGGGACTCTTCATTAAACCGGATAGCCAGGTTTACAGAGGAACTGAAGACCACGGGATTGAGCCACAACCGCATAATGATTGTGGAGGTCTTTGGAAGATACGTGGGACATACGGCCTTCAGGGGAGGGGTTGGCGCAGAGGCAGACTGCATCCTCATACCTGAAATCCCTGTTGACTTCGATGAGGTCTACAGACACATGAAGATGAGGTACATGCAGCGGGTTGAACGCAGTGATGTAAGGGCAGGAACCTATACCATCGTTGTATCAGAGGGCATTACAGATGCAAAGGGTGAGCATATCTATGATGAAGCGGCAGGAGTTGATGCCTTCGGTCACAGAAAGCTCTCGGGTGCAGGGAGGTATGTCAGAAAACAGCTTGAGCAGAGGATGAATACCGACCCTGAGATCAAGGAGTTTATGAAGAAGAAAGGGTTTTATGTCCCCGGCGTGTATGAACTGCCGGAAATCCGGGAGGTAATTCCAGGACACCTTGTAAGGTCCGGGCACAGCTCTGCCTTTGACGTAAACTTCGGCAAGGAGGCAGGCGCTGCAGCCGTAAGGCTCCTTCTGCACGGGATTGACGGAGTAACCGTGGTAAAGGTGCGGGGGCGGAAGGTCTACTACATGCCTACAAAAGACGCCATTAAACAGAGGCTGGTTGATTTAAACATAGTCTCGCTCTTTGAACAGCAGGGGATATGCTTTGGCAGGAAGCCCCAGCCTTATGAGGCTGACTTTGTGCCTGTTGAAGGGGAACTGGAAAGGCATCTGTAA
- a CDS encoding nitroreductase family protein — MIEELIKKNRSCRRFYQDESVTEETLKGLVNLARLSASAGNLQPLKYILSKDPEKNDKIFSCLTWAGYLKDWPGPREGERPSAYIVILGDAEISINCWCDHGIAAQSILLGAREKGLGGCIIGSVNRKRLSELLNIPERYEVLIVLAIGKPKEEVVIEEISAGESIKYWRDEKGVHHVPKRKLEDIITL; from the coding sequence ATGATTGAGGAATTAATTAAGAAGAACCGCAGTTGCAGGCGCTTTTACCAGGATGAGAGCGTTACAGAAGAGACCTTAAAGGGGCTTGTAAATCTTGCAAGACTTTCGGCATCGGCAGGTAATCTCCAGCCGCTCAAGTATATCCTCTCAAAGGATCCGGAGAAAAATGACAAAATCTTTTCATGCCTTACGTGGGCAGGTTATCTGAAGGACTGGCCCGGCCCCCGGGAAGGCGAGCGGCCTTCTGCGTATATCGTTATTTTAGGTGACGCAGAGATAAGCATAAACTGCTGGTGCGACCACGGAATAGCAGCCCAGAGCATTCTGCTGGGTGCCAGGGAAAAGGGGCTTGGCGGGTGCATTATAGGCTCAGTAAACAGAAAACGCCTCAGCGAGCTTTTGAACATTCCGGAAAGATACGAGGTGCTCATTGTTCTTGCAATCGGAAAGCCAAAGGAAGAGGTTGTTATCGAAGAGATTTCAGCAGGAGAAAGCATAAAATACTGGCGTGATGAAAAGGGCGTTCACCATGTGCCCAAAAGAAAGCTTGAGGATATAATCACCTTGTAA
- a CDS encoding nitroreductase family protein — protein MFMPLIRKRRSIRKFLNKDVEAEKVDQLVEAALRAPSSRGLNPWEFIIVTEKGLLEKLSKAKKHGSSFLDNAAVGVVVCADPEKCDVWIEDASIASAYIQLAAESLGLGSCWVQIRDRLHDKGNMAEEYVSGLLNIPGNLRIESVIAIGYPDEKKPPHSREELQYEKVHLNLYGRSYGK, from the coding sequence ATGTTTATGCCGCTTATCAGGAAGAGGAGAAGCATCAGAAAGTTTCTGAATAAGGATGTGGAGGCTGAAAAGGTCGATCAGCTTGTTGAGGCAGCGCTTCGCGCCCCTTCATCAAGGGGGCTCAATCCATGGGAATTCATTATTGTTACGGAAAAAGGGCTGCTTGAAAAACTTTCAAAGGCAAAAAAGCACGGCTCGTCTTTCCTGGATAATGCAGCGGTTGGGGTGGTCGTATGTGCTGATCCTGAAAAATGTGACGTCTGGATTGAAGACGCCTCCATAGCTTCCGCATATATCCAGCTGGCCGCAGAGTCTCTGGGGCTGGGGAGCTGCTGGGTGCAGATCAGGGACAGGTTACATGATAAAGGCAATATGGCAGAAGAGTATGTTTCCGGGCTCCTGAACATACCCGGAAACCTCAGGATAGAATCCGTTATTGCCATAGGATATCCTGATGAGAAAAAGCCTCCACACAGCCGGGAGGAACTGCAATATGAAAAAGTGCACCTCAACCTCTACGGCAGGTCATATGGAAAATAA
- a CDS encoding SulP family inorganic anion transporter, whose protein sequence is MKSTLIRINGLRWDNLRGDFYGGLTAAVVALPLAMAFGVASGAGSVAGLYGAIFVGLFASLFGGTPSQVSGPTGPMTVMMASIFVQYTSYDPVAGPALAFTVVIMGGVFQILFGVFRLGRYINLVPHPVISGFMSGIGVIIILLQLGPLIGHATPGGPLDVVRALPAMVTDINVNTLVLGLLTLMIVYLLPARINRIVPAPLLALVAGTVALILFFPPGAASTLGNIPTSLPVPHLPVMNWKLLPDMIKSALILAVLGSIDSLLTSLVADNMVRTHHDSDRELIGQGIGNTVAGIFGGLPGAGATMRTVVNIRAGGRTPISGALHAIVLLTVVLGAGSLASYIPHVVLAGILIKVGTDIIDWDLLKRVRQAPRTGVMLMFTVLFLTVFVDLITSVAVGMVAASLLLVHRMAQLQLKNIRVITDPDDESPLCEEAMTIIKAAGGRILLYHLSGPLSFGAAKDMVRRLALFESYDALVLDFANVPTIDFTTGIAIEDMIHDAQNSGRHVFLSGAQPPVRDILQRLGVFRLLKEEHDFKRRLYALKQAARLIGADEIQSAELS, encoded by the coding sequence ATGAAGAGTACACTCATTCGCATTAACGGTCTGCGCTGGGATAACCTGCGCGGCGATTTTTACGGCGGCCTGACTGCTGCGGTGGTAGCCTTGCCGCTTGCCATGGCCTTTGGTGTGGCCTCAGGGGCAGGATCTGTGGCCGGGCTGTATGGAGCTATTTTTGTGGGCCTCTTCGCCTCTCTGTTCGGGGGCACTCCCAGCCAGGTTTCCGGTCCAACCGGTCCCATGACCGTGATGATGGCAAGTATCTTTGTTCAGTATACCTCCTATGACCCGGTGGCCGGGCCTGCCCTGGCCTTTACCGTGGTGATAATGGGCGGGGTTTTTCAGATACTTTTCGGCGTATTCCGACTGGGCCGCTATATCAATCTGGTTCCACATCCGGTGATATCCGGTTTTATGAGCGGTATCGGCGTGATTATAATCCTGCTGCAACTGGGTCCCCTCATAGGTCATGCCACGCCAGGGGGCCCGCTGGATGTGGTGCGGGCACTTCCGGCAATGGTAACAGATATTAACGTCAACACACTGGTACTTGGCCTGCTCACCCTCATGATCGTTTATCTGCTGCCTGCCCGTATCAACCGTATTGTTCCGGCTCCGCTGCTTGCACTTGTAGCAGGAACAGTGGCGCTGATACTCTTCTTCCCCCCTGGCGCTGCATCTACGCTTGGAAACATTCCGACCAGCCTTCCGGTTCCCCACCTTCCGGTCATGAATTGGAAGCTGCTGCCGGATATGATAAAATCAGCGCTGATCCTGGCAGTACTGGGAAGTATAGACTCGTTGCTGACATCACTTGTGGCAGATAACATGGTACGTACACACCACGACTCCGACCGGGAGTTGATCGGCCAGGGGATTGGAAACACAGTGGCAGGTATTTTTGGAGGACTTCCCGGGGCAGGGGCCACGATGCGCACTGTGGTAAACATACGTGCAGGTGGACGTACTCCCATCTCAGGGGCCTTGCATGCCATTGTACTGCTGACCGTGGTTCTGGGTGCAGGGTCTTTGGCAAGTTACATCCCCCATGTGGTGCTGGCAGGAATCCTGATAAAGGTGGGCACGGATATCATTGATTGGGACTTGCTGAAGCGGGTCCGTCAGGCACCCCGCACCGGTGTTATGCTGATGTTTACCGTGTTGTTCCTCACTGTTTTTGTAGACCTGATTACATCTGTGGCCGTGGGTATGGTTGCCGCAAGCCTCCTGCTGGTTCACCGTATGGCTCAACTGCAGCTGAAGAACATCCGGGTTATCACGGATCCGGACGATGAATCGCCTTTGTGCGAGGAGGCCATGACCATCATAAAGGCTGCCGGAGGACGGATTCTGCTCTATCACCTGAGCGGCCCCCTCAGCTTTGGGGCTGCCAAGGATATGGTCCGGCGTTTGGCCCTGTTTGAGAGCTATGATGCCCTGGTGCTGGATTTCGCCAATGTGCCGACCATTGACTTTACTACGGGAATAGCGATTGAGGATATGATACATGATGCCCAGAATTCGGGCCGTCACGTCTTCCTGTCAGGGGCTCAGCCACCGGTGCGGGATATTTTACAGCGGCTGGGGGTTTTCCGTCTGCTGAAGGAGGAACATGATTTTAAGCGCCGGTTATATGCATTAAAGCAGGCAGCCCGGCTGATTGGTGCAGATGAGATACAGAGTGCTGAGCTCTCATGA
- a CDS encoding nucleotide pyrophosphohydrolase, which yields MDIKEIQKRLRDFAEERNWEQFHSPKNLTMALCAEAAELLELFQWLTEEQSREIADSEGDMARVREEVADVFIYLARLADKLGIDIEEEVFKKMALNEKKYPVELSRGNAVKYNRRQERKGT from the coding sequence ATGGATATAAAAGAGATTCAGAAAAGGCTCAGGGATTTTGCGGAAGAGCGTAACTGGGAGCAGTTTCACAGCCCCAAGAACCTGACCATGGCCCTGTGTGCCGAGGCTGCTGAGCTCCTTGAGCTGTTTCAGTGGCTTACTGAGGAGCAGTCAAGGGAGATTGCTGACTCTGAGGGGGATATGGCACGTGTAAGGGAAGAGGTTGCCGATGTCTTTATCTATCTTGCAAGACTGGCGGATAAGCTGGGCATTGACATTGAGGAGGAAGTCTTTAAAAAGATGGCACTGAATGAGAAAAAATACCCTGTGGAGCTGTCAAGGGGCAATGCCGTAAAATATAACAGGAGACAGGAAAGAAAGGGCACTTAA
- the yajC gene encoding preprotein translocase subunit YajC, translating into MFESIAWAMGPAQQGGAEGGPQSAIAGFLPLIIIFAIFYFLLIRPQQKKAKQHREMLAALKKGDKVITTGGVYGVVEAVGDKTITVKIAENVKVKLGKAYIAAVRSTSEED; encoded by the coding sequence ATGTTTGAATCCATAGCCTGGGCAATGGGCCCGGCACAGCAGGGTGGAGCAGAGGGTGGACCTCAGTCAGCTATTGCAGGTTTTTTACCGCTAATTATTATATTTGCCATTTTCTATTTCCTCCTGATAAGACCCCAGCAGAAAAAGGCCAAACAGCACAGGGAAATGCTGGCTGCCCTGAAAAAGGGAGACAAGGTAATAACGACCGGAGGTGTTTACGGGGTTGTAGAGGCTGTCGGGGACAAGACCATTACGGTCAAGATTGCCGAGAACGTGAAAGTCAAGCTTGGAAAGGCATATATTGCAGCCGTCAGATCTACATCAGAAGAAGACTGA
- the ileS gene encoding isoleucine--tRNA ligase → MKANLARREPETLKFWQERDIYKKIQDKNRPAKSFILHDGPPYANGHIHMGHALNKVLKDIIVKYKSMLGCYSPFVPGWDCHGLPIELQVDKNLGKKKHTTPVIEKRKLCREYAGRFVDIQREEFKRLGIFGDWDMPYLTMSYDYEASIVREFGRFVKDGYVYKGKKPVHWCPSCITALAEAEVEYAEKVSTSVYVRFRVLDSDAKRIVPEGNLYFIIWTTTTWTLPANLALAVHADVEYSVVESEGDYYIVASDLVEKIADELKIKGSVVKTVRGKDLEGIKARHPFIERDSVVITGDFVTTGEGTGVVHIAPGHGEDDYIAGLKYGLEILTPVNDYGKFTTAEAGLEGMFVFKANDYIIDLLRERGALLGSENITHSYPHCWRCKKPVIFRATPQWFITVEHKDLRSACLKEIDRVEWIPKWGKGRIQGMVERRPDWCISRQRAWGVPITLISCRQCGEFIKDEDILKAVVELFAQRGADAWFEIEVRDLIGEEYKCPSCGSRDLEKEMDILDVWFDSGVSHAAVVEADKRLTWPANMYLEGSDQHRGWFQSSLISSVATRERAPYDIVLTHGFVVDGRGKKMSKSLGNVISPEDIIKKNGAEILRLWVSAEDYRDDIRLSGEIITRLIDAYRKIRNTCRFLLGNLYDFDNRDYSQNLLEIDRWAVTRLQGLIKRVTDAYERFDFHEVFHTIYNFCVVDMSSFYLDILKDRLYTFAPDSTERRAAQWTMYRILNTMTRLMAPVVSFTAEEVWQFMSGEKTESVFLSDFPLVDEGLIDKELEERWAGLIEIRNVVNKAIEIKRAEKTIGNSLEAKVTIFADKERLSLLQSYRDLLPSLLIVSQSGTGNYKDAPEDAYRDEEVDGLAVVVEHAEGKKCLRCWNWSTTVGEFADAEEVCQRCYHVLKSLQ, encoded by the coding sequence ATGAAGGCCAACCTTGCCCGCAGGGAACCGGAGACTCTGAAGTTCTGGCAGGAAAGGGATATTTACAAAAAGATCCAGGACAAGAACAGGCCGGCCAAATCCTTCATCCTTCATGACGGCCCTCCGTATGCAAACGGTCACATACACATGGGACATGCCCTCAACAAGGTACTCAAGGATATAATCGTAAAATACAAGAGCATGCTCGGCTGTTATTCACCGTTCGTCCCCGGCTGGGACTGTCACGGATTGCCTATAGAGTTGCAAGTAGACAAAAACCTCGGCAAGAAGAAGCATACGACCCCGGTTATCGAGAAGCGGAAACTCTGCAGGGAGTATGCCGGACGGTTTGTCGATATCCAGAGGGAAGAGTTCAAGAGACTCGGTATTTTTGGGGACTGGGACATGCCCTACCTTACGATGTCTTATGATTACGAGGCATCCATAGTCCGTGAATTTGGAAGGTTTGTAAAGGACGGGTATGTATATAAGGGCAAAAAACCCGTTCACTGGTGTCCATCCTGCATAACTGCACTGGCTGAGGCTGAGGTGGAGTATGCGGAAAAGGTCTCAACTTCCGTTTATGTCAGGTTCAGGGTTTTGGACAGTGATGCAAAAAGGATTGTTCCGGAAGGAAACCTTTACTTTATTATCTGGACCACCACCACCTGGACCCTGCCGGCAAACCTCGCACTTGCAGTCCATGCCGATGTTGAGTATTCGGTTGTCGAGTCAGAAGGTGATTATTACATTGTGGCATCAGACCTTGTTGAAAAGATAGCAGATGAATTGAAGATAAAAGGCAGCGTTGTCAAGACAGTCAGGGGCAAGGACCTCGAAGGCATCAAGGCAAGGCATCCGTTCATTGAAAGGGATTCCGTCGTTATAACGGGTGATTTCGTGACTACCGGAGAGGGGACCGGCGTGGTCCATATAGCACCGGGACACGGAGAAGACGACTACATTGCCGGGCTGAAATACGGCCTTGAGATACTGACCCCGGTTAATGACTACGGAAAGTTCACCACTGCTGAGGCCGGGCTTGAGGGGATGTTTGTCTTTAAGGCAAATGATTACATCATCGATCTGCTCAGGGAGCGGGGGGCGCTTTTAGGCTCTGAAAACATCACTCATTCCTACCCTCACTGCTGGAGATGCAAGAAACCCGTAATCTTCAGGGCAACCCCGCAATGGTTTATAACTGTTGAACATAAAGACCTCAGAAGTGCATGCCTGAAAGAGATAGACCGGGTGGAGTGGATACCGAAGTGGGGAAAGGGCAGGATACAGGGAATGGTTGAGCGGAGGCCTGACTGGTGCATCTCCCGCCAGAGGGCCTGGGGAGTCCCGATTACGCTGATATCCTGCAGACAATGCGGAGAATTCATAAAGGACGAAGACATCCTGAAGGCCGTGGTTGAGCTCTTTGCGCAGAGGGGTGCAGATGCATGGTTTGAGATAGAGGTAAGGGACCTCATTGGCGAGGAATACAAGTGCCCCTCCTGTGGCAGCAGGGACCTTGAGAAGGAGATGGACATCCTGGATGTCTGGTTTGACTCAGGTGTCAGCCATGCTGCGGTTGTTGAGGCGGATAAGCGCCTCACGTGGCCTGCAAATATGTACCTTGAGGGGAGTGATCAGCACAGGGGATGGTTTCAGAGCTCCCTTATCTCCTCAGTGGCAACACGTGAGCGTGCCCCCTACGACATTGTCCTGACTCATGGTTTTGTTGTGGACGGCCGGGGGAAAAAAATGTCCAAATCCCTTGGAAACGTAATCTCTCCCGAAGATATTATAAAGAAAAACGGGGCCGAGATATTGAGGCTATGGGTTTCTGCAGAGGATTACAGGGATGATATCCGCCTCTCGGGCGAGATAATTACGCGCCTGATAGACGCCTACAGGAAGATAAGAAACACCTGCCGGTTTCTGCTTGGAAACCTCTATGATTTTGACAACAGGGATTATTCCCAAAACCTCCTTGAGATAGACCGGTGGGCCGTTACAAGGCTGCAGGGCCTTATAAAGCGGGTGACGGATGCCTACGAGAGATTCGATTTCCACGAGGTATTTCATACCATATACAACTTCTGTGTAGTGGATATGAGTTCCTTTTATCTCGATATCCTTAAAGACAGACTCTATACCTTTGCCCCTGACTCCACTGAGCGCAGGGCAGCACAGTGGACCATGTACCGGATACTCAACACAATGACCCGGCTCATGGCCCCGGTGGTCTCCTTTACTGCCGAGGAGGTCTGGCAGTTTATGTCAGGAGAGAAGACCGAGAGTGTCTTTCTCAGCGACTTCCCCCTGGTTGACGAGGGACTCATTGATAAGGAACTTGAGGAGAGATGGGCAGGGCTTATAGAGATAAGGAATGTTGTAAACAAGGCCATTGAGATAAAGAGGGCTGAAAAGACGATAGGAAACTCCCTTGAGGCAAAGGTAACCATCTTTGCCGATAAAGAGCGGTTATCACTGCTTCAGTCCTACAGGGACTTGCTGCCCTCACTCCTTATCGTCTCTCAATCCGGGACAGGCAACTACAAGGATGCGCCGGAGGATGCCTACAGGGACGAAGAAGTCGATGGTCTGGCAGTGGTAGTTGAACATGCCGAGGGGAAGAAGTGCCTCCGCTGCTGGAACTGGTCAACCACGGTTGGAGAGTTTGCAGATGCAGAGGAGGTCTGTCAAAGGTGTTATCACGTATTAAAAAGCCTGCAATAA